The genome window GCTGCAGCAGCGGAGTTTGCAGCAACTCGTAGTTTCGCCGAATGGGTGATTTCGGTCCAAACGCCACGGATTCACCGTTCTCCCCCTCAAAGCACAGCTTCCAGCCCGGGTGATTCAAGAATGCATCTACGGCACAGTCAAAGAGCTGCGCAGAGGAACCGCGCGACAAGTTGAAAAACCGGAGGCCCACGCCGGGCTGCTCCTCCTGATCTTCCACCAGGAGCTGCTCAAACAAAGCACGGGCCCTGTTGACGGCGGGTGAATCCGGTAACCGGCGCCAAGTTTCAATCAACTGGCCGTCGTTGGCGGCGATGAGGAAGTAGTCGGACGTCTGAGCGGAGAACAGGCCATCGGAAAACTGCTCCAGCAAGTTGCGAGCGTCGGGCTCCCACTCCGCCCCTTGGGGCGGAACCCAGGCGCTCAAATCTCGAATCACGTGCAGGGTGGTGCCCGAGGGGAGCGTCAGGTTGATATAGGGATTGTTGGAGGCCCACACGCCTGCTTCGCCTTGTAGGTGTTCCCAGATCTTACTGCACAGGTGCGTTTTACCGTCGCCGGCCGTACCGGTTAAAATCACGGAGACCAGCAACTCCCCGGTTAGGCAAGCGAGTACCTCGGCGAAGCGGGGGTGGGGAAAGGAGATGGGAGTGACACCCGCCCGCTTGGCAGCGCGGCCGGTATGCTCTTCAAAAGCAGAGTCGTTGGCCGGGATAGGGCCGTATTTGCGCACGAAGCGAACCCAATTGGTCGCTGCATCCTTAAGTCGACCTGCGGTCGGCAGGCTGGTTATTCCCGTATCCGGATGGGCCACGTCGATAGAAAATAGGATGAAAAACTATAATTGGCAAATTAAGCAGCCGTTCCGCTCTTCGTAGTCATCAACGCCCCCCAGAATATGTAGCAGGCTGCGGTTGGTGGCTTTATTGCGGGCCCGCTCCTGTGCGGCGGCATGATCCCGAACGATCTGCGCCATCCGCTCTGGCTTTTCCAGCTCTTCCAGGGGCTCATCTCCGCACCAGTAGAATACCGTGGTGGCGTTCTTGCCCGGCTTCTCGTACGCTTTCGCTTCCTCGAACAAGTCAGGGTGGGCTTCTTTGAGGCGGACCCACTCAATTTTCTGCTGGTAAAAGCAAAAGAAGCAGCCGGAGCGGGTGCGCCCCCAATTGGTATAAGGCGGCATGCCCAGGCCGGACTCTTCCAGGATGCGTTCGATGTCAGCCTTAACCAGCCCGTCCTCGATGAAAGGATACAAGGGCTTAATGTTGGGCTTGTGGCTGATATAGCCTTCCCGTTTTTCATCGGCGCGCAGGCCCACGTAGTTGTAGCAGTTGTCCTTGCCGATAAAGCGCTCGAAGGGCTTGAGCTTCATCATGCGGGTGCACCAGCGGCGGTGATTCGAGGGGAGCATACCCCCGTAGATTTTCAGCAGCTGATCAAACCCGATGAAATCACCGTTTTCCACGGTGCTCTTGTGGATGGGCTTGCCCAGCAACGCCTCCAGCCGGCCGAGGTACTCGTACGTTTCGGGCAATTCCTTGCCCGTGTCGTGAAAGACGTACTCCATTTCGGGCACGCGGTCCCGCATGTAAATGGCCAACGCCGCGCTGTCTTTGCCGCCGGATAAACTTAAAATATGTCGAAAAGGGAGTTCCACGGCAATTCTGGTACTATGAGATGACCAATGTAAATGTTTAAACGCTGCAAAAACAGGGCTTAGAAAATTTCCTGTCCGGTTTCCGTAGCCGTTGACTCCGTGGCGGAGAGCAACTGCCACAGTGCCCGCGACGCGGCGGCCATGCCCACGAGCCCTTTATCGCGCAGTAGCCCGGCGATGACGTCTTGCAGCTCGTTGGCATCCTTGACTTCCTCCGGCGTGAGGTGGATGACTTTTTTGCGTTCCTGACCCGTGGGTTGGGTGAGGGCAATGCGGACCGACTCCCCCTCAACCGTGCCTTTGAACTTGCTGCGGTTGTAGACAATGGCCTCTACGCGGGCGAATTGTGCGGCCAGGTGATGAATCTCCTGCTCGTACTTGTGCACGTCGGCGTCCTTCCACTTGGCCGGTGGCATGGCGCATACCAAGTTGCCCAGCGATTCCAGCCACATCGTTTCGGATAGGTTGGTGTCGGCCAGACGAAGGCAGAAACTCTTCAACCGGGGCTCGGTGACGAAACCTGCCACCGAAGCAGCCCGGGGGGCCAGCGCCTGCCGGACCTGCTCGAACGTGCCGTGCAATAAAAACTCTTCCTGCAGGCGCTCTTTAATCCAGTGCAGCAAGGCCGGGTGGGCCCCCCGCAGCTCATCGATGGCCGTTTTTAAAGCCAGGGCAAACTGTTCAACCGTCTGGTCTTGCTCCCCGGATTCTTCCAGAATGGGGGGCAGGTCACAGGCTTCGGGCAGGGCATGAAACAACAGCGTAGCGGGGTCGCGAGCCGTCATCAATAGTGCTCGTACGGCCTTGGTTTGCGGGGCCAGACGCGAAGTCTTCAGTGTATATGCTGGCAGGCCGGCCACGAAGGTCAGCAGCGGCTTGACCACGTCCAGCAGGTCGACGCGCACGGGCTGCTTGCCTGAAAGCTTCAGGTGCTGGATTAAGCTTTGGAACAATCCCGTCCGCACCCCGCTGATGGGATAGAACTGAATGTCAAACGTCTCGGGGGCTTTGGTAAGCCGGAAGAAGTTCGAGCCCGTGATGCGGGGAATGAAGGTATCGTCCTCGTAGAAGGCGAGCTCCTGCTCGTTGATCACGCTGAAAATAGCCAGCAACAGGGGGATCATGCCCTCCCGCACGCCATAAGGTGCTTGCTGCAGGGCGGCGTAGACCTCCGTCGCCGGTACCCGAGCGTCGCTGGACGCGCGCAGAACTTCCCCAATGCGTTGGAAGGCGGGGAGTATACGTAGGTGGTCATGCTCCGCTGCAGGTAACTGCAAGGACCACGATTGATGCTCTGGATTGAAAACGTGGAGCTGGGCTTCCTTAAGTACGGACAAGTACATGGACATTTCCGGCGGCGTTCTCGTCGCATCCATGCCCAAATAGGGTTCCGAAGAAGTTTCGAACAGGTGTTCGCACAACCGCCCCCGCGCCGCCGCGGCCGCCGAGGAGGGCGACTTGCGGTTCACGAGTTCGTTGTGGATCAGTGGCGCGGAATGGAAGACTTCATCCAACACCGTAGTCAGCAGCGTCATGACCTCCGGGCCCGACTTGACGGTGGGCAGCAAAGCCCCCTGGCGGAACCAACGCAGGCCACTTTCGTCCGTCGCGTTGGTCATGCCCACGTAGCGCTGCAAGTGCTCGGCCAGGCGTTGCTGAGCCAGCGCCAATTGGGTAGCGGTTTCGTCCCGCGCGGGCCCGTCGTGCTGCAGCTCCGGCACGTTACGCTGAATCCACTCCCAGCGCAGTACTTCGGCCAGGACGGGCGCCAGGCCCTGCAGGGGCTGGGGCACGGCAATGAGCACCTGGGCCAGGGAGTGGGTGAGTTCCGTCTGCACTAGGGCCAAAGCGCGGGCTTCCTCTTCCGGCGTCTCGCAGAGCGGCACCAGGATGCGACCGTCAGCCGTCAGTGGCGCGCGCATATGGTCCGCGAGCGTATCGACGGCAACGTATACCACCTCAAAGAAGCGCAGCGTGCCGGTGCGGATGTAGTGGCGGCGTGCCACGAGGGGACGCACCTCTAACCGGTCACGCACCAAACCGGCCACCTTTTGCAAGGATCCAATCTCCCGGGTGGCTTCGCTATACACCGTATCCAGGTTAACGCTGGTGTGGGGCCAGAGGCTGTAGCCGCCTGCGGCTCCGCGGTAGTACAGCAGGTGTTGGGCTTTGAGGCGTTGAATGGCCGCCTTCACGTCTTCGCTGCCCCGCAGCGCGAGTTCCAGCGCTTCGTTGGTAGCCAGCAAATCCTCGGCATTCAGCACGTTGAGCAGGCCAATCGTTTTGAGCAGGCCAAGCTCTAGAGGTTCCTCGCCCCGGTAGGAGGAAACAATACCATCGATGGCCTTCCAGTGGTTGCGAAAGCTCTGCAGGCTCAAGCGCTGGTTAAAGGCTTGCCGGGCGTAATCGTAGAGGTCGGCAATGCGAAAGAAGTCGCGCCCTTCGGTACGCTCCACAAAGTCCAGCAGGCCAAAGGGCTCACTGCCGAGCAGAAATGAGAACAACGACCGCTCGTTCTGCCCGAAGGTGGCAAACAGGCGCACCAGCACGGGCAGCACCGTGGGGTGCAGCGGGTAGAGACGGGCGGCGATGTTCAACAACGACTTCTGGTGGGAAGCTGTGCCGTACCAGCGCAGGCGCAGCGCGTCCTGCATGTCCCGCTTGGCGTGCGCCGACGCCTGACGCGGGGCTTCCGTCAGGTCGGTGTTGAGCGCGCTGGAAATGAGCTCGGCTACTTGCTCCAGAGGATGATGCCAGCTGAGTTCCTCGTAGCGGCCCGCGATCTTTTCCCATTCCCGCTGCTGGGTCTGCGTTAAGTTCTCGGCGTAACCGCTGATGCCTTGGTGCATTAGCACCACGATCATCAGGGGCGCCGGTCCGCTGCGGGCCGCCAGCTCCGCCAGCCCTTGCAGCAGGTAAATATCCTGGCGCTCGGGGTGCAACGCTGCGAACTCCAAAAACTTGCCTACCTCATCGAGCACTAGCAGCAGGCCCTGAGCGAGCCCGCTTTCGAGCATTAGCGCGTGAACTGCTTGCACCCATTTAATGACCTGCGCGTCGGAAACGAGACCTTTTGCTACGGCAGCGTGGAGCTTGGCCACCAGCTTCGTTGGCGGTTCCGGCAATGCTAGCAGCAACTCGTGTAGACCGCGTACGATGGCTAGACCTAGCGGCTCCCGGGAGCCCGTCACCAGGACCGGCCATAAGGGCAGGGACGCGGCGTCCACACTTTGCAGGGCAGGCGCTATGGCCGCTTGTAAAGCCGCAGGTAACTGCTGACGTCGGTGGGAAAGTATATTGGCTAGTAGCAGGGCAAATGAGGATTTGCCTGACCCGTAATCCCCCGTGATGCGCCAGGCGCGTAGCCCGGAGGTAGGGGTTAAGCCCGCCGTAAGGCGCGCCGTACTCTGCTTGGCGTGTTGGGTTACGACGTAATCCTGCAGCGCGACCGGGTCGTGCCAGTCGCGTTCAATGTGGGTGGAGCGCAGAAAACGCCCCTGAATATTTAAAAGCTGCGCTTGTTCGACTTCATGCATGGTCAACCACCTCTTCCGACTGTGCGGCAATGTTAATTGGGGCAGGACGCTGGTAGACGCTGGCTAGCAAACGCGTTTCTACCTCCTCGCTCCACTCGAATGATTTAAGTACTCGGGGCAACGCTGCCGAAATACGGTATTCTAATAAGCCCTGCGAATCCGATCGTAAGTTCTCCAACCGGTCCTCCAGATCCTTTTCGGTCAATTTGAAGACTTGCCCAACGCTACCTGGTGCTCTGGTTACCTCCCGAAAGGTTAATGACTGCTCATGGGGCCGGTTCCGGCGCCAAAAGTCATGCAGGCAATACGCAAGTAGCGGACCGGTGATTTCGGGCTTGTGGTCCCAGCGGAAGGTGAACACGGCCTCCCGTCGGCGGCCATCGGTCGACTCTGCCATTCGTTCTCCGGCGGGTACCAGCAAATTGAGCTCGGTTAGGGGGCAGTCCAGATTGTCTTCCAGCACTTCCCCTTTGCGTCCTCGGGCCGGGATGTAGGTGTGCAGAAAAATGTCCAGGTGCTGGCTGAGGGTTGCTTCGGAGAGGGGCCGGTCTTGCTTGGCGGCCTCCAGTTTAAAATTGCGCAGCAGCTCACTGCGGGACAGCTCGGGTTCCGACCACTGGTTGAACAGGAAATACCAAGCAAACATGGGTTCCTCCACGTGCGCGCAGAATTTCCAGTGAATCAGCCACAGGGTGCGCACGTCTTCCAAGTAGGGGTCGTAGCCGGTTTGCGGGTGGAAAAGCGCGTGCCCAAAGGCGGTAATTTGGTAGCCGGGCTCGGTGGGGTGCGGCTCCGCAATGCCCGCTAGCTGCACCCAAAAGCGGATGGCACGCACCATGTTCTTGCCCACCCCCAAGCGCACCATGGCTTCGTTTTCCTCGCTGAAAAGCGCCGGATTGCTGGCTAGATGAAGGTAGGCCTTGGGTAACCAAGTATAGCGGCACGGAAAACTTTCGTGCCCAGAAAATCGAAAACGCATAGCGTGCGGTAAGGTAGAAAAGGACGAGAGAGCAGGCCAAGCTGAAAAAAAGCCAGCAAAGCTTTACGGCGGCCCATCCCATCTTCAAAAGTAAGCGAATCAATCACGAGTTTTGCAGACTATTTACCCCGCTGCAATGATTTACCTAGACAACCACGCCACAACTGCTTGTGACCCACGAGTAGTAGAAGCCATGCTGCCTTATTGGCTTACGGCCTATGGTAACCCCGCCAGCCCGCATGAGCTGGGGCGGCAGGCGGCCCGGGCCATGGAGCACAGCCGGCAGCAGGTCGCCGGCTTGCTGGGCGCGCAGGCAGCCGAGATTGTGTTTACTTCCGGGGCTACGGAAGCCAACAACCTGGCCTTGTTGGGGGCGGCCCGGCAGCATGAGCGCGCTGGGGGGCACCGCCGGCGCCTCGTGACCACCGCCATCGAGCACAAGTCGGTATTAGAGCCGTGCGAGTGGCTGGCTGCCCAGGGCTGGGAGGTGGTGGTACTGCCCGTGGACGCACAGGGAACGGTGCAGTGGGCTGCAGCCGAAGAGCTCATCACCGACGAGACCTTGCTTGTGTCCGTCCAGGCAGCCAACTCCGAAATCGGCACGCTGCAGGACGTGGCCCGGCTGGCAGCCCTGGCCCACGCCCACGGGGCGTTACTGCACTGCGATGCGGCGCAAGCAGTAGGCAAGGTTGTGGTAGACGTGCAGGCCTGGGAGGTTGATTTGCTTTCCCTGAGCGCCCACAAACTCTACGGGCCCAAAGGCGTCGGGGCACTGTATGTGCGGGGCGGTAGCCAGCAGGAGCCGCTGGTGCCCTTGATGCGGGGCGGTAGCCAAGAATTTGGGTTACGCCCCGGGACGGTTCCAGTACCGCTGGTCGTGGGGCTGGGATGGGCCGCTCAGCTGTGCGCCGAGGAGCTGCTGACGGAAAGTCAACGCCTGGCTGGCTTGCGCGACCAATTGGAGCAGGAGCTGCTGCGCAGCCTGCCGCAGGTGCAGGTTAACGGCAACACCGACCGGCGCCTACCCCACAACAGCAGCCTGACGTTCGTGGGCGTGGAAGCTGAAGCTCTAATGGCCAATTTGTCGGAGCTGATGCTCAGTACCGGGGCAGCGTGCGAGGCGGGAAGCCCGGAGCCGTCGCGGGTGCTCTCGGCCATTGGCCTGTCCTACGAGGATGCTTTTTGCACGGTCCGCCTGGGTTTGGGCCGGTTCACGACCGAAGAGCAGGTAAGGGAGGCGACAGAAAGCATCCGGGAGGCCGTAACCTTGCTGGAGGCCTTGCTGCGTTGATGCGTGGAAGGGCCGCCGTTGCGCGGCTATGTAATACCGCGGTACACGAAGGGATAAGAAAACCCTAGGTTTTGCGCAATCTGAAGCTGCGGTGCTAGTTGCCCGTGTAAATAATCGCGGAAGCTGGAATAGGACAGCTCACGTAACGCCGCGATATCCCGGGCGAACAACAAGTGGTAGTCTTCCAGCAGCGCATAGTGCTCCTGATCAGCGTGGAACTGAAACGCGCTGTATTGCAGGGCGGCGAAGGGCTCGAAATACTGCGGAAAGGACGGTAACCAATCGTTCTTGGTTGAGTTAACCGTTTTGGGGGTTGGAATGATATTCCACAGCTGATCGTGCGCCACGAACGACCAGGGAAGAAAATGGTCTAGGCTTAGGCTCTTAAGGATGATGGGTTGTCCGGAATAGATGCACGTGAGTGCTGGGTGGGCCGTTAGATAGTGCTTCCAAAAGTGGCTAGCGGTCTTTAAATCTCGCTGGCTGGGCTTGTCTAGTTTTTCGGTTAAGCCGGTAACGTTGGGATTGTTCTTCTGCAGGAATCGAACCAAATGCCATTGGATAAAGCCCCGCAGAATAGCTTGGTGTTGCTGCAGGTATTCGATCCACTCTTCGTGCAGCACCAAGTCTTTGCCATCAAACCGGTAAGGGGCCCGATTGCCAGCGTTTGCAAGGGCGATAATGAGCGCGTTTACCTTCGGGTCATGCAGGGCCCGCGTTTCTTCGGCGAACATGGGCCGAATAAAGCGGTAGGGTACCCAGTTGGTGAGCTTGCGGACCCACGCTTGCAGCAGCTGCTGCTCAGCCGTGGGCATGGCCCGAAGCTGGGTAAACAAGGGGGGCGCCGTTGGGCTGTTATCGACGACTACGTGCTGCGTAATAAAAGCAGCGATTGGTTTAAAGGTGTCTCGGCGGCCGAAAGAGAGCTTAAAGTAATCCAGAGGGTACCACACGCTGCCCAGCATGCGCAGCGCCAAGTCGTGCATGGCTACGCGCGCGGTGCCCGTGTCTCGTAAGTGGTCCAGAATGGCGAGAAACCAGTAAAATTTGTAGGCGTTGGTCGTATCCGCAAACACAGCGGACAAGGCTGCGATGTTGAGACGAGAGCCAGAAGGCAGCTGTGTCACCTGATTTGCTTAATGAGTAGTAAGGCAGCGGATTATGAATTTATTCAAAGCCCTGTCTGGCTAGGCCCTGATGCGCTGATGCTGTGTTGTTCGTGAACGTATGTTCGCACGCTATTACGTGCTTGTTAGAACGTTGCACGAAAAGCCGTATGCTGGCTCAACTCTACTGGTTAGCGAGATCAAGTATCATCAGCATGTTGCTGAATGGGTCCCGAAGAGTGGCTGTTTTTCCCTCCTCGTAGCCATGATTAATGCCTAACACATCCCCTGGGTCCGTCATCAACCTGGCGAGCCGTTGGCGCGCCTGCTCCATGAATGGCAACCGCAAGCCAAAGGGGCTTATATTCCCCGAAGGGCTGAGAACGAAGGACTCGCCGTCAAGCTGGTAGCGCAATCCATAGGGCTTTTCAGTAGGTGAAAAGTCGAATAGGGAGGTATACCAACGGTTCGCCATAGCTATGTTATCGGCAAGAACGTGCTGAACTGGTTCCATAGGAGAATGCCTAAAAGGTGTATCAGTACCCTATCATTAAGTACTATTTCATAACCGGTAGCGACAGAAGCAACAGGATAAAGATATGATCGTCAGGGATGAGAAAATCATAACCGGTGCCAATAAGCGCGCTCGTTCGGATAATTCGGTGAAGGGCCATAAGAAGTTTGCGAAAGAGGAGCCAGCGGAGGCAGCTCAGATGCTAGATTGCATCATTAAAATACCTATCGGACCCTGATGACTCGTGGCATGAATGGGTGCTACGTGTATACCGATGCAGATGCAGAAACAGAAACAGAAACATATTTCCGGAAGCAGCTTGCTACCTGAAATCCCAATTAAGGGCTCAAGTACTTTCTCTCATACCATATGAGCCTCCGGTCGCAGAGTATACCTGCGGCCGGAGGCTCTTGATTGAACAGACTCAACTGGACTGGTAGGTTCGGCTTACTGCAAAGCTACTGTTTAGGGTTCTTCTCTCTACCGCAATGTGATTTCCTAGGGCATCACTAAGCGGTCGAGATGACGGTACTTAAGTAGTAATTCAAGATAGCCGAATGCCGAGTTGAAGTAAGACCTCCGAACTCCCTCAACTAGTTCAAGGTCCTTACTACTGTTAAATGCTTCCGCAACATCTGCGGGGCTTGACGTTTTCAGGTCGGAATAAGACATGAGCCTTTCCAGCTCAAGAGAGGTCGGGGCTGTAAGCGAAAACAGCTTCACTAGCTCACGGCAGTAACCGCTGCTTCTGGACTTTTTAACGGGAAAAACATAGTTGTAAGCGGATATCCCATCAATCTTACTGTAGT of Hymenobacter yonginensis contains these proteins:
- a CDS encoding phosphoadenosine phosphosulfate reductase family protein; the encoded protein is MELPFRHILSLSGGKDSAALAIYMRDRVPEMEYVFHDTGKELPETYEYLGRLEALLGKPIHKSTVENGDFIGFDQLLKIYGGMLPSNHRRWCTRMMKLKPFERFIGKDNCYNYVGLRADEKREGYISHKPNIKPLYPFIEDGLVKADIERILEESGLGMPPYTNWGRTRSGCFFCFYQQKIEWVRLKEAHPDLFEEAKAYEKPGKNATTVFYWCGDEPLEELEKPERMAQIVRDHAAAQERARNKATNRSLLHILGGVDDYEERNGCLICQL
- a CDS encoding DUF4007 family protein, whose translation is MRFRFSGHESFPCRYTWLPKAYLHLASNPALFSEENEAMVRLGVGKNMVRAIRFWVQLAGIAEPHPTEPGYQITAFGHALFHPQTGYDPYLEDVRTLWLIHWKFCAHVEEPMFAWYFLFNQWSEPELSRSELLRNFKLEAAKQDRPLSEATLSQHLDIFLHTYIPARGRKGEVLEDNLDCPLTELNLLVPAGERMAESTDGRRREAVFTFRWDHKPEITGPLLAYCLHDFWRRNRPHEQSLTFREVTRAPGSVGQVFKLTEKDLEDRLENLRSDSQGLLEYRISAALPRVLKSFEWSEEVETRLLASVYQRPAPINIAAQSEEVVDHA
- a CDS encoding cysteine desulfurase family protein, whose product is MIYLDNHATTACDPRVVEAMLPYWLTAYGNPASPHELGRQAARAMEHSRQQVAGLLGAQAAEIVFTSGATEANNLALLGAARQHERAGGHRRRLVTTAIEHKSVLEPCEWLAAQGWEVVVLPVDAQGTVQWAAAEELITDETLLVSVQAANSEIGTLQDVARLAALAHAHGALLHCDAAQAVGKVVVDVQAWEVDLLSLSAHKLYGPKGVGALYVRGGSQQEPLVPLMRGGSQEFGLRPGTVPVPLVVGLGWAAQLCAEELLTESQRLAGLRDQLEQELLRSLPQVQVNGNTDRRLPHNSSLTFVGVEAEALMANLSELMLSTGAACEAGSPEPSRVLSAIGLSYEDAFCTVRLGLGRFTTEEQVREATESIREAVTLLEALLR
- a CDS encoding HNH endonuclease domain-containing protein, translated to MTQLPSGSRLNIAALSAVFADTTNAYKFYWFLAILDHLRDTGTARVAMHDLALRMLGSVWYPLDYFKLSFGRRDTFKPIAAFITQHVVVDNSPTAPPLFTQLRAMPTAEQQLLQAWVRKLTNWVPYRFIRPMFAEETRALHDPKVNALIIALANAGNRAPYRFDGKDLVLHEEWIEYLQQHQAILRGFIQWHLVRFLQKNNPNVTGLTEKLDKPSQRDLKTASHFWKHYLTAHPALTCIYSGQPIILKSLSLDHFLPWSFVAHDQLWNIIPTPKTVNSTKNDWLPSFPQYFEPFAALQYSAFQFHADQEHYALLEDYHLLFARDIAALRELSYSSFRDYLHGQLAPQLQIAQNLGFSYPFVYRGIT